In a single window of the Thunnus maccoyii chromosome 7, fThuMac1.1, whole genome shotgun sequence genome:
- the gadd45ab gene encoding growth arrest and DNA-damage-inducible, alpha, b has protein sequence MSPEQQRLYYCEHSSQSAVTQQEDFTLDIIQHQAARMCNMTLEETSGESSSERMESVAKALEEVLSSALPQGCITVGVYEAAKSLNADPDNVVLCLLATDDEEDVALQIHFTLIQAFCCENDINILRVSNMRRLAEILGGVKPGGEPMDLHCVLVTNPQSSLWKDPALSKVNRFCRDSRCLDQWVPVINLPDR, from the exons ATGAGCCCTGAGCAGCAGAGGCTTTACTACTGTGAACACAGCAGTCAGTCAGCAGTCACACAGCAGGAAGACTTCACTCTGGACATAATACAACATCAAGCCGCTCGGATGTGCAATATGACTTTAGAAGAAACCAGTGGAGAGAGTTCATCAgaaag GATGGAATCGGTGGCCAAAGCATTAGAGGAGGTGCTGAGCTCTGCATTGCCTCAGGGTTGCATCACTGTTGGAGTCTATGAGGCAGCAAAGTCACTAAATGC GGATCCAGACAATGTGGTGTTGTGTCTGCTGGCCACAGACGATGAAGAGGATGTGGCTCTCCAGATTCATTTCACCTTAATCCAGGCATTCTGCTGCGAGAATGACATCAACATCCTGCGGGTGAGCAACATGAGGCGTCTGGCAGAAATACTCGGTGGAGTGAAACCGGGAGGGGAGCCCATGGACCTGCACTGTGTTCTAGTGACT AACCCTCAGTCGTCACTGTGGAAAGACCCTGCATTGAGCAAAGTGAACAGATTCTGCAGAGACAGTCGCTGTTTGGATCAATGGGTGCCTGTCATCAACCTGCCTGACCGATGA
- the sec16b gene encoding protein transport protein Sec16B, with protein sequence MDHRGSHPRPQSGRHSHRSKDKEDYQRYSHQDRDQSYPPPDPRERDRHWAHADPRYRAHLTSPPARLDQYPYSTQQYLYNYGRPEHQRPQSRHGYDYPPNSHWDYRENYGYYDHDYYSGQQGRPDAGQWVPQDSWRTERYHERAYNQEHPGSSYNEEYRYDQGRDNSQHNVYDYEDNPSRENEEVSSYYHGTLESSKNSGLSSSSYELSQYINGAEHNDPGPQPAHTSDAEHGAVRQMSAPLKYSIPHAVVSFGPAGQLIRVTPGFSTQENVSQLEIHSLEVILSETQEQQEMRNFPGPLTREDLHKVDAIEFAHQRAGACMRDDKLHDKNSAALLWNLLILLCRQNGQIVGSDIAELLMQGSHSDGSWESDAPTLIDFSEGTTAETPPCKGDDLLTGNCTSFSSESSKKALQSYTQLLLAGRKKEALDSAMSNGLWGHALFLASKMDNRSYTTVLNRFTGQLTASDPLQTIFQLLSGRIPSVATCCGNEKWGDWRPHLAVMLSNETGDPAVQQKAIITMGDTLASRGLIHAAHVCYLTASVPFGVFMQKAARLVLLGSSHRQSFEYFATNFAIQCTELYEYCQTLGGKCLSIPSFQVYKFLYASRLLDCGLASQAFHYCEVVGQAILRQTEPFFVLTEEVIKLADRLRHSEGQFSEAGVCGAGQEPDWLKQLRARHHSLQTGSYDFIETYHPPPEGHAVVNDKKLSESDLDDPRFNDIHSPEPELLYYRGTEDQETPVHQLQERNEEMVALSGDIRGPQEWPQANPLMPVAVGYAPPAPTVAGSQDFSYHNTDSAEVGTALPHCPLSDLPSAAEGAGLSPVVGTMGGQMPEVDISQQGPMQQSIPQGFEASKQINEPPKQSTKTGWFSGWFKSKSKDVQKESSEQRSPAQTELPPTTDFCPPPPPAIVSPGMFPSIQPSSAGVNPFSRKAGQQLG encoded by the exons ATGGATCACAGAGGATCTCACCCCCGGCCCCAGTCTGGCCGTCACTCCCACAGATCAAAAGACAAAGAGGACTACCAGCGGTATTCTCACCAGGACAGGGACCAGAGCTACCCACCACCAGATCCCAGAGAGAGGGACAGGCACTGGGCTCATGCTGATCCCCGCTACAGGGCTCATTTAACCAGTCCTCCTGCCAGACTGGACCAGTATCCTTACAGCACTCAGCAGTATCTTTATAACTATGGGCGACCAGAACACCAAAGACCCCAGTCCAG gcaTGGGTATGACTATCCACCCAACAGTCATTGGGACTACAGGGAGAACTACGGTTATTATGACCATGACTATTACAGTGGACAGCAGGGTCGACCAG ATGCTGGCCAGTGGGTGCCCCAAGACTCATGGAGAACGGAGCGTTACCATGAAAGAGCATACAACCAGGAACACCCAGGGAGCTCCTACAATGAGGAATACAG GTATGACCAAGGGAGAGACAACTCCCAGCATAATGTCTATGACTACGAGGATAATCCCTCCAGAGAGAACGAAGAGGTTTCCTCTTATTACCATGGGACGTTAGAAAGTTCCAAAAACTCAGGGTTATCATCCAGCAGCTATGAACTGAGTCAATACATAAATGGAGCTGAACACAATGACCCTGGCCCACAACCTGCTCACACATCTGATGCAG AGCATGGAGCTGTGCGTCAGATGTCGGCTCCTCTGAAGTACTCAATCCCTCATGCGGTTGTCAGCTTTGGACCTGCAGGCCAGCTGATACGGGTCACTCCAGGCTTTTCCACGCAGGAGAATGTCAGCCAGCTGGAAATCCACAGTCTAGAA GTCATTCTGAGTGAGACACAGGAACAGCAGGAGATGAGAAACTTCCCTGGGCCCTTAACTAG GGAGGATTTGCACAAAGTAGATGCTATAGAATTTGCCCACCAGAGGGCAGGCGCCTGCATGAGAGATGACAAACTGCATGATAAGAACTCTGCTGCCCTCTTGTGGAATCTACTGATACTGCTGTGCAGGCAGAATGGA CAAATAGTTGGGTCAGATATTGCCGAGCTGCTTATGCAGGGCTCACATTCAGATGGAAGCTGGGAGTCAGATGCTCCTACACTCATTGACTTCAGTGAGGGCACAACTGCTGAAACACCACCCTGCAAAGGAGATGACCTGCTCACAGGAAACTGCACCAGCTTCAGCTCTGAGAGCTCTAAGAAGGCCCTGCAGAGCTATACCCAACTGCTGCTGGCTGGAAGAAAGAAG GAGGCCTTGGACTCGGCTATGAGCAATGGCCTCTGGGGGCACGCACTTTTTCTGGCCAGCAAAATGGACAACAGGTCCTATACCACTGTGCTGAACAG GTTTACAGGCCAGCTAACAGCCAGTGATCCCCTTCAGACTATCTTCCAACTACTGTCCGGGAGAATCCCTTCTGTGGCCACG TGCTGTGGAAATGAAAAGTGGGGTGACTGGAGGCCCCATCTGGCCGTTATGCTCTCCAATGAGACGGGAGATCCTGCCGTCCAACAGAAGGCCATCATCACCATGGGGGACACACTAG CCTCCAGAGGCCTCATACATGCCGCCCACGTCTGCTACCTGACAGCCAGTGTTCCCTTTGGGGTGTTCATGCAGAAGGCAGCGAGACTGGTACTTCTAGGCAGCAGCCACAG GCAGTCCTTTGAATACTTTGCCACAAACTTTGCCATCCAGTGCACTGAGTTGTATGAGTACTGCCAGACACTTGGGGGCAAATGCCTTTCAATCCCATCCTTTCAG GTGTATAAGTTCCTGTATGCCAGTCGACTTCTAGACTGTGGACTTGCATCTCAAGCCTTCCATTACTGCGAGGTGGTAGGACAGGCGATCCTCAGACAGACTGAGCCTTTCTTTGTCTTGACCGAAGAGGTTATTAAG TTGGCAGACAGGCTGAGACACTCTGAAGGTCAGTTCAGTGAAGCAGGGGTTTGCGGAGCTGGGCAGGAACCTGACTGGCTGAAACAACTACGTGCCAGGCATCATAGTTTACAG ACGGGGAGTTATGACTTCATTGAAACATACCATCCACCTCCTGAGGGACATGCTGTGGTCAATGACAAAAAGTTATCAG AATCTGACCTGGATGACCCAAGGTTCAATGACATCCACAGTCCAGAGCCTGAACTGCTTTATTACAGAGGCACTGAGGATCAAGAAACCCCTGTACATCAACTTCAAGAAAGAAACGAGGAAATGGTAGCTTTGTCAGGGGACATCAGAGGACCTCAGGAATG GCCACAGGCCAATCCTCTGATGCCAGTAGCAGTGGGTTATGCTCCCCCAGCGCCTACAGTTGCTGGAAGCCAAGACTTCAGTTATCATAACACAGATAGTGCTGAAGTTGGAACTGCCTTGCCACATTGTCCTCTGAGTGATTTgccatcagcagcagagg GTGCTGGGTTGTCCCCTGTAGTAGGCACT ATGGGGGGTCAGATGCCGGAGGTCGACATCAGTCAGCAGGGGCCAATGCAGCAGAGCATCCCGCAAGGTTTTGAGGCCTCCAAGCAGATCAACGAGCCTCCTAAACAG AGCACCAAGACGGGGTGGTTTAGTGGTTGGTTCAAATCAAAATCCAAAGATGTCCAAAAGGAGAGCTCAGAGCAGAGAAGCCCAGCTCAGACA GAGCTACCACCCACTACTGacttctgtcctcctcctccgcctgcTATTGTCTCCCCTGGCATGTTTCCATCCATCCAGCCCTCCTCAGCTGGAGTCAATCCTTTCTCAAGGAAAGCAG GCCAGCAGCTGGGGTAG